The following coding sequences lie in one Gemmatimonadota bacterium genomic window:
- the tpiA gene encoding triose-phosphate isomerase gives MSKVVAGNWKMNHGLAATRAYLESFQGAEEVSGVTVILFPPAISLTTARAALGNNTRVRFGIQHIHGASSGAFTGELSAEMAAEAGARYALIGHSERRHLFHETEAETAIQVEATRRVGMTPVLCVGETVEERRAGKLEKVLARQLKGGIGNPAELERITAGDALILAYEPVWAIGTGETASPGDASEAQGFLRERLGELVGAERGRRVPILYGGSVNPGNALELLSAQDVDGVLVGGASLEPDSFLSIVRAGAES, from the coding sequence ATGAGCAAGGTCGTGGCCGGCAATTGGAAGATGAATCACGGGCTGGCCGCGACCCGCGCGTACCTCGAATCCTTTCAGGGGGCGGAGGAGGTCTCCGGGGTCACCGTGATCCTCTTCCCGCCTGCGATTTCGCTCACGACGGCTCGTGCGGCCCTCGGGAACAACACGCGGGTCCGCTTCGGGATTCAGCACATCCACGGCGCCTCTTCGGGGGCATTCACGGGAGAGCTGTCCGCCGAAATGGCCGCGGAAGCTGGGGCGAGATACGCCCTCATCGGGCACTCCGAGAGGCGGCATCTCTTCCATGAGACCGAAGCCGAGACCGCGATACAAGTGGAGGCCACGCGACGTGTGGGGATGACTCCGGTGCTCTGTGTCGGAGAAACAGTGGAAGAGCGCCGTGCCGGAAAACTGGAGAAGGTTCTCGCGAGGCAGCTGAAAGGAGGAATCGGGAATCCCGCGGAGCTCGAGCGGATCACGGCCGGGGATGCCCTGATTCTCGCCTACGAGCCGGTCTGGGCGATCGGAACGGGGGAGACGGCCTCTCCCGGAGACGCCTCGGAGGCGCAGGGCTTCCTCCGAGAGCGACTCGGAGAGCTCGTGGGCGCCGAACGAGGCCGCCGGGTGCCCATCCTCTACGGCGGCTCGGTCAATCCGGGAAATGCGCTGGAGCTGTTGTCGGCGCAGGACGTGGACGGCGTACTCGTCGGAGGGGCGTCCCTCGAGCCGGATTCCTTTCTGAGCATCGTCCGGGCCGGCGCGGAGAGTTGA
- the gap gene encoding type I glyceraldehyde-3-phosphate dehydrogenase produces MSIRVAINGFGRIGRLVLRSSLGEGSDDLDFVAVNDLTDNATLAHLFKYDSVHRTYPGSVEPTGKGIRVDGKEILVFAEKDPAKLPWGDLGVDVVVEATGRFTKRNDAAKHLEAGARKVLISAPAKEEDITIVLGVNEGKYDPERHDIISNASCTTNCLAPVVKVLVDGLGFERGLMTTIHSYTNDQAILDTPHKDLRRARAAAMSMIPTTTGAARATSLVLPEVKGKLDGMAIRVPTPDVSLVDLTAVVSRDTSVDEVNDVFREASAGPLKGILEVVEGPLVSVDFTGSSASSVVDLLSTAVIENRLVKVLSWYDNEWGYSCRVRDVVRYVGKRLPSVAKG; encoded by the coding sequence ATGTCCATTCGCGTGGCCATCAACGGGTTCGGACGAATCGGCCGGCTCGTCCTCAGGTCGTCCCTCGGCGAAGGGAGCGACGATCTCGACTTCGTCGCGGTGAACGACCTCACGGACAACGCCACGCTGGCCCACCTCTTCAAGTACGACTCGGTCCACCGGACCTATCCCGGATCGGTCGAGCCGACCGGGAAGGGGATTCGGGTGGACGGAAAGGAAATCCTGGTCTTCGCGGAAAAAGACCCCGCGAAGCTTCCTTGGGGCGACCTCGGTGTGGATGTCGTCGTCGAGGCGACGGGGCGCTTTACGAAGCGGAACGACGCGGCGAAGCACCTCGAAGCGGGTGCGCGAAAAGTCCTCATCTCCGCTCCGGCGAAAGAAGAGGACATCACGATCGTCCTCGGAGTGAATGAAGGGAAATACGATCCCGAGCGGCACGACATCATCTCGAACGCGTCGTGCACGACGAACTGCCTCGCGCCGGTGGTGAAAGTCCTCGTGGACGGCCTCGGCTTCGAGCGCGGCCTTATGACGACCATCCACTCTTACACGAACGACCAGGCCATCCTCGACACGCCCCACAAGGACCTTCGCCGCGCGCGCGCGGCCGCGATGTCCATGATTCCGACGACCACGGGGGCGGCGCGTGCGACTTCGCTGGTCCTTCCCGAAGTGAAAGGGAAGTTGGACGGGATGGCGATCCGCGTTCCGACCCCCGATGTCTCCCTCGTGGACCTGACCGCGGTCGTCTCCCGCGACACTTCGGTGGACGAGGTGAATGATGTGTTCCGGGAGGCATCCGCCGGTCCGCTCAAGGGAATCCTCGAGGTGGTGGAAGGGCCGCTCGTCTCGGTGGACTTCACGGGGAGCTCGGCCTCGTCCGTGGTGGATCTTCTCTCCACCGCGGTCATCGAAAACCGGCTCGTGAAGGTTCTCTCGTGGTACGACAACGAGTGGGGGTACTCCTGCCGCGTGCGCGACGTGGTGCGCTATGTGGGAAAACGACTTCCGTCGGTCGCCAAGGGGTAA
- the secG gene encoding preprotein translocase subunit SecG produces the protein MYGFLLTFLVLDGIFLILVILLQSGKGGGLAAMGGGVTAAEGVLGGRQAATFLTRASWVAGSAFMVLSLVLAIVSSRGQQPTSILEGGLEPTTVPSPVVPGIQPAPAESAPETGGEAPTTLP, from the coding sequence ATGTACGGTTTTCTCCTCACCTTCCTCGTTCTCGACGGGATCTTCCTGATCCTGGTGATCCTCCTGCAATCCGGTAAGGGCGGGGGGCTCGCGGCCATGGGGGGCGGAGTGACGGCGGCGGAAGGGGTACTTGGAGGCCGCCAGGCGGCGACCTTCCTCACCCGGGCGAGCTGGGTCGCGGGTTCGGCCTTCATGGTCCTCTCGCTCGTGCTCGCGATCGTTTCGTCGCGCGGGCAGCAGCCGACCTCGATCCTCGAAGGCGGACTCGAGCCCACGACCGTGCCTTCTCCCGTGGTCCCCGGCATCCAGCCCGCGCCCGCCGAATCCGCTCCGGAAACGGGTGGGGAAGCACCGACCACACTTCCCTGA
- a CDS encoding phosphoglycerate kinase: MSRTRTLADLAEGELRGRRVLVRADYNVPLKDSGEIADPSRVDATLPTLALLRTRGARTILASHLGRPDGTRDPSASLAPVARLLSERLGTEVRLVDGEPGSEAVRSAVDRLVSGECLLLENVRFHPGETKNDPALARAFAGLAEGFVGDAFGAAHRAHASNVGAARIIRERAGPAVAGLLMARELHYLQEALREPARPFIAILGGAKISGKIDLIRAILPRVDRLLVGGAMANTFFRALGLDTGASLVEDDRVAMAAELLDEAGDKLLLPVDCTVANQIEAGAPARNVDRTAVGPADRIGDIGLDSREIFAAEARGAATVLWNGPMGVFETPPFDGGTFELARVLAEAADRGATIVVGGGDSAAAAAAAGVADRMTHISTGGGASLDLLAGRELPGVAVLDRVESEAAAVGEGGATR; the protein is encoded by the coding sequence GTGTCGCGCACCCGGACACTCGCCGATCTCGCGGAGGGAGAGCTTCGGGGAAGGCGCGTCCTGGTCCGTGCCGACTACAATGTTCCTCTGAAGGATTCGGGAGAAATCGCGGATCCGAGCCGCGTGGACGCCACACTCCCGACGCTCGCCCTCCTTCGAACCAGGGGGGCGCGTACGATCCTGGCCTCGCATCTGGGACGCCCCGACGGCACCCGCGATCCCTCCGCCTCGCTCGCACCCGTGGCCCGCCTCCTCTCCGAGCGTCTCGGCACCGAGGTGCGCCTCGTGGATGGCGAACCCGGAAGCGAGGCGGTCCGGAGCGCCGTGGATCGGCTCGTCTCGGGCGAATGTCTTCTCCTCGAGAACGTCCGCTTCCACCCTGGTGAAACCAAGAACGATCCCGCGCTCGCCCGGGCCTTTGCGGGGCTTGCCGAAGGATTCGTAGGGGACGCGTTCGGGGCGGCGCACCGTGCCCATGCCTCGAACGTGGGGGCGGCCCGGATCATCCGGGAACGCGCGGGGCCGGCTGTGGCCGGCCTCCTCATGGCGCGCGAGCTGCATTACCTCCAGGAGGCCCTGCGAGAGCCCGCCAGGCCCTTCATCGCCATCCTCGGCGGCGCGAAGATCTCCGGGAAGATCGACCTCATCCGAGCGATCCTTCCCCGCGTTGACCGACTCCTCGTGGGCGGCGCGATGGCGAACACCTTTTTTCGCGCGCTCGGGCTGGACACTGGGGCTTCGCTCGTGGAAGATGACCGGGTCGCGATGGCCGCGGAGCTCCTCGACGAGGCCGGCGACAAACTGCTCCTCCCCGTGGACTGCACGGTCGCGAACCAGATCGAGGCGGGCGCGCCGGCCCGAAACGTGGACCGGACGGCGGTCGGTCCGGCGGATCGGATCGGCGACATCGGGCTCGACTCCCGCGAGATCTTCGCGGCCGAGGCCCGTGGCGCCGCGACCGTCCTCTGGAATGGTCCGATGGGGGTCTTCGAAACGCCCCCCTTCGACGGTGGGACCTTCGAGCTCGCCCGCGTTCTGGCGGAGGCGGCGGACCGGGGTGCGACGATCGTCGTCGGCGGAGGAGATTCGGCCGCGGCGGCGGCGGCGGCGGGAGTGGCCGACCGGATGACGCACATCTCGACTGGAGGGGGCGCGTCGCTGGACCTCCTCGCCGGACGGGAGCTCCCGGGAGTGGCGGTCCTCGACAGAGTGGAGAGCGAAGCGGCGGCTGTCGGTGAGGGAGGAGCGACTCGATGA